The following are encoded together in the Perca fluviatilis chromosome 23, GENO_Pfluv_1.0, whole genome shotgun sequence genome:
- the mdm2 gene encoding E3 ubiquitin-protein ligase Mdm2, with the protein MSADRELNMDAADDNKLVRPKAEFHSLLQHAGAAKDVFTMKEVMFYLGQYIIQKQLYDQKQQHIVHCSQDALGRVLGVDSFSVKEPRVLFAMITKNLVAVKNQDSPPSLSEAHSDSPTDGGTEGADSESRSSSPDRRGRRRRRRSSCRSSDPGPSHSLEGDEDESEDEEEEGGRKRRRSDSYSLTFDDSLSWCVIGGLESVRDRHSSQSSDSHSTSVRSEVTVADSDSDNFSVEFEVESIDSDDYNEDDASLSADDQVYEVTIFEAEDEDSFDEDTEITEADYWRCVKCDELNPPLPRNCGSCWALRQDWLSEVSASSSPKVLPPKPTDLSAAKEAPGSDAEDNEGVDVPDGKRAKTPLLSQCLSDSASSAPNSQDPLASSQPSSSSSQQKPWAPDSQPSSSSSSSYSSSIESQELLPSSPTSPPPLPPAAPELERSVSAEWRLPDSCLDPCLICQSRPKNGCIVHGRTGHLMCCYVCARKLKKRNKLCPVCRLPIQSVVLTYIS; encoded by the exons ATGTCCGCTGACAGGGAGCTCAACATGGACGCTGCTGACGACAACAAACTG gtcCGACCAAAGGCAGAGTTCCACTCTTTGCTGCAACACGCAGGAGCCGCTAAAGATGTTTTCACCATGAAGGAG GTGATGTTCTACCTGGGCCAGTACATCATCCAGAAGCAGCTGTATGACCAGAAGCAGCAGCACATCGTCCACTGCTCCCAGGATGCACTGGGGCGGGTGCTGGGAGTCGATAGCTTCTCTGTTAAAGAGCcacg agTTCTGTTTGCTATGATCACCAAGAACCTGGTGGCTGTGAAGAACCAAG ATTCCCCGCCAAGCTTGAGTGAAGCACACAGTGACAGTCCGACAGACGGAGGGACAGAG GGGGCGGATTCAGAAAGTCGCTCTTCATCGCCAGACAGGAGGGgaaggcggaggaggaggaggagcagctgcAGGAGCAGTGACCCAG GGCCCTCCCACAGTCTAGAGGGGGACGAAGACGAGTCGGAGGacgaagaggaagagggagggaggaagaggagaaggtcTGACAGCTACTCCCTGACCTTTGATGACAGTCTGTCGTGGTGCGTGATTGGTGGACTGGAAAGTGTACGGGACCGACACAGCAGCCAATCATCCGACTCACACAGCACT tctgtgaggtcagaggtcacggTCGCAGACTCGGACAGCGACAACTTCAGCGTCGAATTTGAGGTCGAGTCCATCGACTCCGACGACTACAACGAAGACGATGCCTCTCTGTCTGCAGATGACCAG gtATACGAGGTCACCATATTTGAGGCAGAGGATGAGGACTCCTTTGATGAAGACACAGAGATCACTGAAGCT GACTACTGGCGCTGTGTGAAGTGTGACGAGTTGAACCCACCTCTCCCCAGAAACTGTGGAAGCTGCTGGGCGCTGCGCCAGGATTGGCTGTCGGAAGTGTCCGCCTCCTCCAGCCCAAAAGTCCTACCCCCAAAGCCAACCGACCTATCAGCAGCCAAAGAAGCTCCAG GTTCTGATGCCGAGGACAACGAAGGAGTCGATGTTCCAGATGGGAAAAGAGCGAAAACTCCTCTCCTGTCGCAGTGCCTGTCTGACTCCGCCTCCTCTGCACCCAACTCCCAGGATCCCCTGGCGTCCTCGCAGCCTTCGTCCTCCTCCTCGCAGCAGAAGCCCTGGGCTCCTGACTCCCAgccctcctcgtcctcctcctcctcctactcctcctccATCGAGTCCCAGGAGCTTCTACCGTCTTCCCCCACCAGTCCTCCACCTCTTCCCCCCGCGGCCCCCGAACTGGAGCGCAGCGTGTCGGCCGAGTGGCGGCTGCCGGACTCGTGCCTGGACCCCTGTCTCATCTGTCAGTCCCGGCCGAAGAACGGCTGCATCGTCCACGGACGAACGGGACACCTGATGTGCTGCTACGTCTGCGCCAGGAAGCTGAAGAAGAGGAACAAGCTGTGTCCGGTCTGCAGGCTGCCCATCCAGTCAGTCGTCCTCACCTACATCAGCTGA